Proteins found in one uncultured Desulfuromonas sp. genomic segment:
- a CDS encoding SPOR domain-containing protein, producing the protein MNVFKLCVSFCLISTFLTPAFAEDPIRVSDVHRQLAERHLEDGHPFWAVRSYRLALESGSDDPNIHRNLSQVLYDLGFVDQAIEELQLAIDKAPEEDFLHMEMGVFYLASGRLPLAYQEFTRVLELNPGFSYGYYYLGEVLFRLGEYNQSSMALVIAEKLGLPGFDLERKLTDLGWVLPEKPWHCEAHIYHLRRITLPTLTQARQVMQRLEDGELFEELAREFSTGSESQSGGYVGGISLASMPENFSRELAGRPCYSPAVLLESSDGYHIVQRIAPFDADLWQKNADKQKSQRRVQMDRHATEDKQQPKSYVLVSGVFRNHDYADQRVARLLKLGMKSYLQTRGSGEHLRYEVIVGQFDDYAEAEKAGKTIKKSGLEYYIRKNKAK; encoded by the coding sequence GTGAATGTTTTTAAACTGTGCGTCAGTTTCTGTCTTATTTCAACCTTCCTGACGCCGGCATTTGCCGAAGACCCGATTCGGGTCAGTGATGTCCACCGCCAACTGGCTGAGCGCCATCTTGAGGACGGCCACCCCTTCTGGGCGGTGCGTTCTTATCGATTGGCCCTGGAGTCCGGTTCCGATGATCCCAATATCCACCGTAATTTGTCCCAGGTCCTCTATGACCTGGGCTTTGTCGACCAGGCCATTGAAGAGTTGCAACTGGCGATCGACAAAGCCCCGGAAGAGGATTTTCTCCATATGGAGATGGGCGTGTTTTATCTGGCGTCCGGGCGCTTACCCTTGGCGTACCAGGAATTCACCCGTGTGCTTGAACTCAACCCCGGTTTTTCCTATGGGTATTATTATCTTGGCGAAGTGTTGTTCCGCCTGGGTGAGTACAACCAGTCGAGTATGGCGCTGGTGATTGCCGAAAAACTCGGCTTGCCGGGATTTGATCTCGAACGAAAACTGACGGATCTCGGCTGGGTACTGCCGGAAAAACCGTGGCATTGTGAAGCGCATATTTATCATCTGCGACGCATTACCTTGCCGACATTGACCCAGGCGCGTCAGGTGATGCAGCGCCTGGAAGATGGTGAATTATTCGAAGAGTTGGCGCGGGAGTTTTCAACGGGCAGCGAATCCCAGTCCGGTGGTTATGTCGGCGGGATCTCCCTGGCCAGTATGCCGGAAAATTTTTCTCGGGAACTGGCCGGTCGCCCCTGCTATTCACCGGCGGTCCTGTTGGAGTCCAGTGACGGCTACCATATTGTTCAGCGCATTGCTCCGTTTGATGCCGACTTGTGGCAAAAAAACGCTGACAAACAAAAATCGCAACGCCGTGTCCAGATGGACCGTCATGCCACCGAGGACAAACAACAGCCCAAGAGTTACGTGTTGGTTAGTGGTGTGTTTCGTAATCACGACTATGCCGACCAGCGGGTCGCGCGGTTGCTCAAGCTGGGCATGAAAAGCTATCTGCAGACGCGCGGCAGTGGCGAACACCTGCGCTACGAGGTGATTGTCGGTCAGTTTGATGATTATGCCGAGGCGGAAAAAGCCGGAAAGACCATAAAAAAATCCGGCCTCGAGTATTACATCCGCAAAAACAAGGCGAAGTAA
- a CDS encoding RidA family protein, which translates to MKKIIATKAAPAAIGPYSQAVQVDHMTFFSGQIPLNPDTGELITESIHAQTEQVMKNMQAALAGAGLEFRHVVKTTIYLTDMADFAVVNDIYGRFFPENPPARACVAVAALPKGCRIEIEWIASSRA; encoded by the coding sequence ATGAAAAAGATTATCGCCACCAAAGCGGCCCCGGCAGCCATCGGCCCTTATTCGCAGGCCGTCCAGGTCGATCATATGACTTTTTTTTCCGGCCAGATCCCGTTGAATCCAGACACGGGGGAGCTGATCACCGAATCGATTCACGCGCAAACCGAGCAAGTGATGAAAAACATGCAGGCGGCACTGGCTGGGGCAGGTTTGGAGTTTCGTCATGTGGTTAAAACCACCATTTATCTGACGGATATGGCCGACTTCGCTGTAGTCAACGATATTTACGGCCGTTTTTTCCCGGAAAATCCTCCGGCGCGGGCCTGTGTGGCCGTTGCAGCTCTTCCCAAAGGATGTCGTATTGAGATCGAATGGATTGCCAGCAGTCGGGCTTAA
- a CDS encoding histidinol-phosphatase — protein sequence MSQQQPRLVSAHGGHSGQFCLHARDTLAEMVEEYARQGFAWVGLTEHMPPTEDAFLYPDEREAGLTANHLQQQFVRYVETARQLQQDYRGRLTLFVGMETEYYPGSVDFAKQLKKEFDLDYLVGSVHHVEGRCFDFSLADYQRAFDEHGGYEPLYCAYFDAQLTMINALQPEVVGHFDLIRLYDPDYPTRLQCPAVEQRMRRNLQRIRELGLILDYNARALFKGAPEPYVSVPVLHHALQLGIDLLPGDDSHGVDSVGAHLSTVIALLQDAGYHCQWRFPTPPQQRI from the coding sequence ATGTCTCAGCAACAACCCCGGCTCGTATCCGCTCACGGAGGTCACAGTGGCCAGTTCTGTTTGCATGCCCGTGACACACTGGCTGAGATGGTTGAAGAATATGCCCGACAGGGGTTTGCCTGGGTGGGGCTGACCGAACATATGCCGCCCACCGAAGATGCGTTTCTTTATCCCGACGAGCGTGAAGCCGGATTGACGGCCAACCATCTTCAGCAGCAGTTTGTCCGCTATGTTGAGACGGCGCGTCAGCTGCAACAGGACTACCGGGGGCGTCTGACTCTGTTTGTCGGTATGGAGACGGAATACTATCCCGGCTCTGTCGATTTTGCCAAACAGCTCAAAAAAGAGTTTGATCTCGACTATCTGGTTGGTTCCGTTCACCATGTCGAAGGTCGTTGTTTTGATTTCAGCCTTGCGGATTACCAGCGGGCATTTGATGAACACGGTGGCTATGAACCGTTGTATTGCGCTTATTTCGATGCTCAGTTGACGATGATTAACGCGCTGCAGCCCGAAGTGGTGGGGCATTTTGACCTGATTCGCCTGTATGATCCCGATTATCCAACCCGCCTGCAGTGTCCTGCTGTTGAGCAGCGCATGCGACGCAATCTGCAACGGATCCGCGAATTGGGGTTGATTCTCGATTATAACGCACGCGCCTTGTTTAAAGGGGCTCCAGAACCTTATGTCAGTGTGCCGGTGTTGCACCATGCTTTGCAGTTGGGGATTGATCTGCTCCCTGGAGACGATTCGCATGGTGTTGATTCCGTTGGGGCGCATCTTTCGACCGTGATCGCCTTGTTACAGGACGCCGGTTATCATTGCCAATGGCGCTTTCCGACGCCACCTCAGCAAAGGATTTGA